A window of Prolixibacter sp. SD074 contains these coding sequences:
- the dnaG gene encoding DNA primase, whose translation MIDQGTIQRILDSSEIVDVVGDFVTLKRRGTNFIGLCPFHNEKTPSFNVSPSKGIYKCFGCGKGGSVVNFVMEHEHLSYVEALKWLAKKYNIEVNERVETPEDIQARNDRESQMIVTSFAQKYFTSQLWDSNEGRIAALGYFRERGLRDDMVRKFELGYCPAGNDNFTQEALKSGYEMKYLEKTGLTIKREDWIRDRFSGRVMFPIHGVSGRVIAFGGRTLSQDKKIAKYLNSPESDIYHKSRVLYGIYQAKRSIIQNDKSYLVEGYTDVIAMHQSGIENVVASSGTSLTIDQIRLIRRFTNNITIIYDGDQAGIKASLRGIDLVLEEGLNVKVLPLPEGEDPDSFSRSMGSSELQQYITENETDFIKFKTQLLLVGTENDPVTRARVTTDIVRSVSVIPDGIVRAEYLKECSRLMNVREEVLYEELRKLKRKRDDEMFRREQRDQVRRENIPETPVVEVKKEAGPVNNPCAIEEREVLRMMLKYGDQILYEVENDEGESEEITVADYFLSELQADGIESVDPVNRKVFEECDEHFGEEGFDPLRYFVQHPDSSVSQVCSNILSEKYTESQFWKKQGSYVEEEHDILYVLVPRVLQEYKLRMVRFLTNQAIEEMKDAAKSDNFERIADLQRNIQNLKQVEKELSDKLGKRTINF comes from the coding sequence TGCTTTGGCTGTGGAAAAGGCGGAAGTGTGGTCAACTTTGTGATGGAGCACGAGCATCTTTCCTACGTGGAGGCCCTGAAGTGGTTGGCAAAAAAGTACAACATTGAGGTGAATGAACGGGTGGAAACGCCCGAAGACATTCAGGCGCGGAATGATCGGGAGAGCCAGATGATTGTTACCTCCTTTGCCCAAAAATATTTTACAAGCCAGCTTTGGGACAGCAACGAAGGCCGGATAGCTGCGTTGGGTTATTTCCGCGAACGCGGATTGCGTGACGATATGGTTCGAAAATTTGAACTGGGGTATTGCCCGGCCGGGAACGATAATTTTACACAGGAAGCGCTAAAGTCCGGGTATGAGATGAAGTACCTGGAAAAAACGGGCCTGACAATTAAACGGGAAGACTGGATTCGGGATCGGTTTAGCGGGCGCGTGATGTTTCCCATTCATGGCGTATCTGGCCGGGTGATTGCCTTTGGTGGGCGAACACTTTCGCAGGACAAGAAAATTGCCAAGTACCTGAACTCGCCGGAATCGGATATTTACCACAAAAGCCGGGTGTTGTATGGAATTTACCAGGCGAAACGCAGCATCATACAAAATGATAAGAGTTACCTGGTCGAAGGATATACCGATGTGATTGCGATGCATCAGTCGGGAATTGAGAATGTAGTGGCTTCATCAGGCACTTCACTCACGATAGATCAAATCAGGTTGATTCGCCGGTTTACCAATAACATTACCATTATTTATGATGGAGACCAGGCCGGTATCAAAGCATCTCTGCGGGGAATCGATTTGGTGCTGGAAGAAGGCCTGAATGTGAAAGTACTTCCGCTGCCGGAAGGCGAAGACCCGGATTCCTTTTCGCGTTCGATGGGCTCTTCTGAATTGCAGCAATATATCACTGAAAACGAAACGGATTTTATCAAATTCAAAACGCAATTGCTGTTAGTGGGGACCGAAAACGATCCGGTTACACGGGCCCGTGTAACGACCGATATTGTACGTTCAGTTTCGGTTATCCCGGACGGAATTGTCAGGGCGGAGTACCTGAAAGAGTGTAGCCGTTTGATGAATGTGCGTGAGGAGGTGCTTTACGAGGAGTTGAGGAAGCTGAAGCGCAAGCGCGATGATGAGATGTTCCGACGGGAACAGCGAGACCAGGTTCGGCGCGAAAATATTCCGGAAACTCCGGTTGTTGAAGTGAAGAAGGAGGCCGGTCCTGTCAATAATCCGTGTGCCATCGAAGAGCGCGAAGTGTTGCGCATGATGCTGAAGTACGGCGATCAGATACTCTACGAGGTGGAGAACGATGAAGGCGAAAGCGAAGAAATTACCGTGGCCGATTATTTTCTGTCGGAACTACAAGCCGATGGTATCGAATCGGTTGATCCGGTTAACCGGAAAGTCTTCGAGGAGTGCGATGAACACTTTGGTGAAGAGGGATTTGACCCGTTACGTTACTTTGTTCAACATCCCGATTCGTCTGTCAGCCAGGTTTGTTCAAATATCCTTTCGGAAAAATATACTGAAAGCCAGTTTTGGAAAAAGCAGGGAAGTTACGTCGAAGAGGAGCATGATATATTGTATGTTTTGGTGCCCAGGGTATTGCAGGAGTATAAGCTCCGGATGGTTCGTTTTTTAACTAATCAGGCAATTGAGGAGATGAAGGATGCTGCTAAAAGTGATAATTTTGAACGAATTGCCGATTTGCAACGCAATATTCAGAATCTGAAACAGGTAGAGAAGGAGTTGTCTGATAAACTCGGAAAAAGAACAATTAATTTTTGA